From the Candidatus Aegiribacteria sp. genome, the window ATAATACTGTGCATTTTGCTTATAACATGGAGGAAATAGATTGAGAAAAGATATTCATCCTGAATACAGAGAAGTCGTATTCACCTGTACATGTGGGAACAAGATAAAAACACGTTCTACAGGAAAAGACAAGAAATTTGACGTATGCTCTAATTGTCACCCGTTCTACACTGGAAAACAGAAACTTGTTGATTCAGCCGGAAGAGTTGACAAGTATCTGAAGAGGTATGGCAAGAAGACAGCAGACAGCGGTAACTAGTTTACGGTCCGATATAAGAAGGGGGGAGCTTTCCAGCTTCCCCCTTCGCTAATTTAATTGTATGGAGAACTGC encodes:
- the rpmE gene encoding 50S ribosomal protein L31, whose product is MRKDIHPEYREVVFTCTCGNKIKTRSTGKDKKFDVCSNCHPFYTGKQKLVDSAGRVDKYLKRYGKKTADSGN